CGACAGTTCCGGCGGTGGTGGGCGGCCCCTTCAGAATCCATTCAAATACCACGCCGATCAACGCACCGGCGATCGGCCCGGCAACGTAGACCCAGGCAAGCGTTGTATCGCCGCACACCAGCGCGGGGGCAAGCGAGCGCACAGGGTTCATCGATGCACCGCTGACCGGCGCAGCCCACATCCCTGCCAGCGCAATGTAGCCGCCAACCGCAATCGCGCCGTTGGTGCCGATATTACGCGCGCCCGACGAGGTGCCGAGAATCGTGTTCACCAGCGCGGCGGTCAGCACCATCTCCATGACGAGCGCCTTTAGCGGCGTGACCTCGTGGCCTGGCAACGTCATGCCCGGCGCGACCGCCGCGTTGCCAAACATGAAGCCGAGAAACAGCGCGGCCAGCCACCCTCCGGCGACCTGGGCAAGGATGTAGCCCGGCACGCGAACCCAGGGGAAGTTCCGGCGCATGGCAAACGCCAGAGTAACGGCAGGATTGAGATGCGCGCCGCTCACCGTGCCCATGAAGTAGATAATCGCCATCACCATCAGGCCAGGCGCGACCGGCAGGAGCGCATCGCCGGCATGGTTACCGGAACTCGTCGCCGCCACAGGACCGCCCGCTGCCACGAGCACCAGCAGAAAAGTACCCCACAACTCGGCAAAAATCCGCTGCCATTCGTGCTTCGGGTCGAGAAAATTGGGCGCAATCTGGGTCAGAAGCATCCGGGCGCGTTGCGCCGCATGGTGGTTATTATCGTTTCCCGAAACCATATCACATTTCTGGATAAGCGGTTAGCAATCTTGTAACAAAAAAGCTCTTTCACAAAGCGGCTGCTTCTTTGCATTCGCTTTGCAGCTAAAATAAAGATAAAAAATGCTCACCAAGTTGCCACCGTCACCCCAAAGATCATTCCGCGGCAAACGCCATTGCGCCGGTTGCCGGATATTGACTATCTTTTGCGTCAACGATCACTCACCAATCCCTTTTTCAAGGAGCAGCGTCCATGACCGAACACGAAGCTATCGTCAAACAGTTGCAGGCCGTACAAAACGCAAGCCGCAAAATCGTCCCCCTCAATGAAGAGACCATCAACGGCCTGCTCGTCGAGCTTGCCGACCGCATTCCCGCAGCCGCCGATGCGATCCTCGAAGCCAACCGCAAGGACCTCGAACGCATGGATCCCGCCGATCCGCGCTACGATCGGCTGCTCCTGAACGAAGCTCGCCTGAACTCGATCGCCACCGACCTGCGAAACGTCGCCGCCCTGCCTTCGCCGCTTCACCGGGTGCTCGAAGAGCGCACGCTGCCCAATGGGCTTGAGCTGAAAAAGGTCTCGGTGCCGCTCGGCGTGATCGGCATCATCTACGAATCGCGCCCGAACGTCACCTTCGACGTCTTCGCGCTCTGCCTCAAGTCAGGCAACGCCACCGTGCTGAAAGGCGGCAGCGACGCGGCCTACTCGAACATCGCCATCGTGAACCTGATACAAACAGTGATCCGCGACCGGGGGCTTGATCCCGATATGATCTACCTCCTGCCCGCCGAGCGCGAGGCGGCGCACATTCTGCTCAACGCGGTGGGTTACATCGACGTCATCATTCCACGTGGCAGCCAGGCGCTGATCGACTTCGCGCGCAAGCACTCCACGGTGCCGGTCATCGAAACCGGAGCGGGCATCGTACACACCTACTTCGACCAGAGCGGCGACCTTGCGATGGGCCGCGACATTGTTTTCAACGCCAAGACCCGCCGTCCGAGCGTCTGCAATGCGCTCGACACACTGATCGTGCACGAGAGCCGCATCGACGACCTGCCGGTGCTGGTGGTGCCGCTCGAAGAGAAAAACGTACAAATTTTCGCCGACGAACCGGCCTATTACAAGCTGCTTGGCCGCTACCCCGACGAGCTGCTCGAAATGGCTAGCCCGGAGCACTTCGGCACGGAGTTCCTGTCACTGAAGATGTCGATCAAGACCGTTGGCAGCCTCGAAGAGGCGCTCAACCACATCGCCCGCCACAGTTCGAAGCACAGCGAGGCGATCATTGCATCGGATCAGACGACCATCGACGCCTTCATGAAGCAAGTCGATGCGGCGGCGGTGTACGCCAACACCTCGACCGCTTTCACCGACGGCGCGCAGTTCGGCCTTGGTGCGGAGATCGGCATCAGCACGCAGAAGCTGCACGCGCGCGGCCCAATGGCGCTCAAGGAGCTGTGCAGCTACAAGTGGCTCGTCACCGGCCAGGGACAGGTGAGGACCGCCTGATGCTCGAAGCGCGCAAGCTCGTCAAATCGTACGCCCTGCCCGGCCAGCCACCGCTGAAGATTCTCGACGGCATCGACCTCTCGGTCGCACCGGGCGAAATGGTGACCGTCATCGGCGCGTCGGGCAGCGGCAAGACCACGCTGCTCAACCTGCTCGGTACGCTCGACACGCCCGACGAGGGCGAGCTGATCTTCGACGGCTCGCCGGTTTTTCAGGGCAGCCGCTGCCTGCTCTCGAAAAAGGAGCTGGCCGCATTCCGCAACCGCAAGATCGGCTTCGTCTTCCAGTTCCACCACCTGCTCTCGGACTTCACGGCGCTCGAAAATGTCGCCATGGCCGAGTTCATCGGCACCGGCAAACTCAAACCCGCCAAGGAACGCGCCGCCGTGCTGCTCGAAAAACTCGGCCTCAAGGCCCGCCTCGACCACCTTCCCTCGGAGCTTTCCGGTGGCGAGCAGCAACGCGTCGCCATCGCCCGCGCGCTCATGAACAAGCCCAAACTCGTGCTCGCCGACGAACCGAGCGGCAACCTCGACAGCCGCAACAGCCGGATGCTCTACGAACTGATGGCCTCACTCAGCAAGGAGCGCCAAACCTCGTTCGTCATCGTCACCCACAACGAAGAGTTCGCCGCCACCGCCGACCGCTGCCTCCACATGCAAGACGGGCGCTTGCAGGCGTGCGGGGGATGATGGATTTGAGAAAGGGAGAATACGCGGGTTCGCCCTGAAAACGACAAACCACTAAAAATCGGGTTATCTGATAACTGCATCGTCAACCCAATCCACCGCACTTCCATCCTGATGACCAACTCCACCCCCAACGCAAAAATAGGCCCCATCGAGCTTGCCGCTTCCGTCATGCCGCGCCATGCATGGACATTCCTGTTCGCATCGTTCTTTTCGATCGGCATGGTCACCTTTGTCTCCATCGGGCAGGCCTACATTCTCAACGAGCATCTCGGCATTCCGGTCTCGGAGCAGGGCACCATCAGCGGAGACCTGGTCTTCTGGACAGAGATCGTGACGCTCTTGCTCTTCGGCCCGGCAGGAGCGATCATGGACCGCATCGGCAGGCGTCCGGTCTATGCCGTCGGCTTCATCATTCTGGCCATTGCCTACCTCTACTACCCGCTCGTGACCAACGTGTTCCAGCTCACCATCGCCCGCATGATCTACGCGGTCGGCGTGGTGGCCGTCACCAGCGGACTGGCGACGGTACTGGTCGATTATCCGAAGGAGCGCTCGCGGGGCAAGCTCATCGCGGTGGTCGGATTCCTGAATGGACTCGGCATCGTCATCCTGAACCAGTTCTTCGGCGGCCTGCCCAAGAGGCTCGTGGCGAACGGCATGAGCGGCACGGAGGCCGGATTCTGGATGCACGCGACCATCGCGGGCACGGCGGCACTGACGGCTATCGTGCTCTTCTTCGGCCTCAAGGGCGGCACACCGGTGCGACACGAGGAGCGCCCGCCAATCAGGAAGCTGCTCACCAGCGGCTTCCGCCACGCCCGCAACCCGAAGATTCTGCTCTCCTACGCGGCGGCCTTCGTGGCACGCGGCGACCAGTCGATCATCGGCACCTTCGTGCCGCTCTGGGGCATGACCACCGGCCTGGCGATGGGCCTCGAACCAGCCGAGGCGGTCAAAAAAGGCACCTTCATCTTCATCATTTCGCAAGCCGCCGCGCTGCTCTGGGCGCCGGTCATCGGCGTTTTCCTCGACCGCTGGAACCGCGTCACGGCGCTGACGATCTGCATGGGTCTGGCCGCCATCGGCTACCTCTCTCTGGCGATGATCGGCAACCCTCTCGAAACGTACTCGCTCATCTTCTTCGTGCTGCTCGGCATCGGCCAGATCAGCGCTTTCCTTGGCTCGCAATCGCTCATCGGTCAGGAAGCCCCGAAAGAAGCCCGCGGCTCGGTCATCGGAGCCTTCAACATCAGCGGAGCCATCGGCATCCTCTTCATCACCACCACCGGAGGCCGCCTCTTCGACGGCATGAGCCCCAAAGCCCCCTTCATTATCGTCGGCGCAGTGAATCTGCTTGTGATGCTCGGCGGTATGTGGCTGCGGACGCGGGAGGTGAAGGAGAGGGGAAAATTTGCGGCATGACAAAAAAACTGTCTTGTCATGCTGAGTGAAGAGAAGCATCCCGTTTGGATTGATCGCCGCAGAATCGAATGATGAACAAGCCGAAACACTTGGCGCGAGTGCTATGGAAATACATTGGTGGATTGATGTTTTTGGGAACCTCTCTGAGGCTCCTATTGGAACGATCAACGGACTATGCCTATTGTAGACACAGGATAGTCAAACCAAACGCGCTGTTTTTTTGATGAATATTGACTTTGATTGAGAGAAGCACCATGTCAACACCTGCCATCAGTACTGAATAGTTGAAGCTTTCCGTATTTGAGCGTATTCAGCTTGTCGAGGATATCTGGAACAGCATTGCCGCCGAAGCGTCGGATACGATTGAGCTATTATCACAAACGCAAAAAGATGAACTGCATCGTCGCGTTGCCGAGCATCGCGCCGACCCTTCGACAGCCGTTCCGCGGGAACAGGTCAAATCACGATTGTTTTCGGGAAAATCGTAATGAGAATTGTAGTTCGGCCAGAGGCTGAGCAAGAACTTCTGGAGGCTCATGCCAGGTATGAATCAAAAGCCCAAGGACTTGGCTATGAGTTTGCCCGTGCTGCCGATGCTGCAGTCGCCTCCGCACTTCGAACTCCTTTTGGGTATGGAACACGTATCGCAGAAGGGTTTCGCCGTGTACTCTTTGGCACACAATCTCCACAATGTGATCCCCGCCAATCTTTTCCAACGTAGCATTGGTGATGCCGGGAGCGCCGACGGCTTCGGCTGCTACACCGTCGAACGCTCCCGGCAATTTCTCACGCCCTCGTAATCACCCTGCAAATCTGCTCGATCTCCTCTTCCTTCAGATACGGATGCATCGGCAGAGCAAAAACCCTCGCGCTGAAATCTTCCGAGACCGGGAAGTCGCCGGGTTTGTAGCCGAGATTTTCGTAGGCTTTCTGGAGGTGCAGCGGGATCGGATAGTAGATCGCCGAGGGGATGCCCGCGTCCTTCAGCGCGGCCATGAGCTTCGTGCGGTCGTCGGTGGAGTTGGCGAGCACGGAGTATTGCGCCCAGCAGGAGGTGTAACCTTCCGGGACTTCGGGAACGACGACGCGATCCTTCAGGCGGGCGCTGTAGGCAGCGGCGACCTTGTTGCGCAGGTCAAGTTCGTCGTCGAAGATGGTGAGTTTTTCGTTGATGACTGCCGCCTGGATGGCGTCGAAGCGGCCGTTGAGGCCGATGCGCTCGTTGTTGTATTTGTCCGAACCGCCGCCGTGCACGCGCACGGAGATCAGCAGTTCAAGCAGCTCGTCGTCGTTGGTGAAAATCGCGCCGCCATCGCCGTAGCAGCCGAGCGGCTTGGCCGGGAAGAATGAGGTCGCGCCGACAAGGCCGAAGCTGCCCGCCCTCCTGCCGCCGACCGTGCCGCCGAAGCCCTGCGCGGCGTCTTCGAGAATCCAGAGTCCCTGCTCGGCTGCCACCTTTTCGAGGCGGTCGTACTCGGCGGGCAAGCCGAACAAATCGACTGGAATCAGGGCTTTCGGATTTAACCCCTTTTTGCGCGCCTCTTCGACCGCCGGGGCGACGCCATCAGGGTTGATGTTGAAGGTACCGGGCAGCACATCGACGAACACCGGCGTCGCGCCCACAAGGCTGACGACCTCAGCGGTGGCCACGAAGGTGAACGGCGTGGTGAGCACCGCGTCTCCGGGGCCGATGCCCTTGGCCATAAGCGGAATGAGCAGCGCGTCGGTGCCGGAGGCGCACGAAACACAGTGCTTCGTGCCGACGTACTCGGCAAGCTTTTTCTCGGCTTCGAGCACTTCGGGACCCATGACGAACTGGGCGCTGTCGATGATCCGCTCGATACGCTTCATGAGGTTCTCGCGGATGCGGTTTTTCTGGGTTATGAGGTCGATGAACTGCATAATTTTATTGGGCTAAGATGATGTTCCTGAAAAAATTCGATTTGATATTATACGGATTCATCGACTCAATCCCGAAAGTTCGAACAGACAGCGCTGTGTTTTGCTCAAGTGTCGATTTTACTTACTATTATTCATCGAAATCGATACCGGTTTTGAGAAAGAAAAAAGCCGGTGAGAGTTCACAGATGTTCAACCAATCGCAAAACCATCCATGAGTTCCATTTACTTCATCGGCATCGGCGGCTCGGCAATGGCTTCGGTCGCCGTGGCGCTTTCGCACATGGGCCACGCTGTCACCGGCTCGGACACGCAGCTCTATCCCCCGATGAGCACCTACCTCGAAAACCATAACATCCGCTATTTCAACAGCTTTTCAGCAGAGAACCTGAAGAGCGCCACGCCCGACCTGGTGGTAGTAGGCAACGCGATAAGCCGGGGCAATCCTGACCTCGAATATGCGCTCGATCAGCACATGGAGCTGATTTCGATGCCGCAACTGGTGCGGCGCGAGCTGATTGGTCGCCACACCTCGATCGTGGTGGCGGGTACGCACGGCAAGACAACAACCACCTCGCTCGTGGCGTGGCTGCTCGAAGCGGGAGGGCTCCTGCCGGGCTTCCTCATCGGCGGCATTCCCGAGAATTTCGGCGACGGCTGCCGTCCATCGGGCCTCTCAGAGCCGGGGTTTTTCGTGACCGAGGGCGACGAGTACGACTCGGCCTTTTTCGACAAGCGCAGCAAGTTCCTGCACTACCGCCCCGACATCGCGATCATCAACAACGTCGAGTTCGACCATGCGGACATCTTCGATTCGCTCGACGACATCAAGAAAAGCTTCCGCCTGCTGGTGAACCTCGTGCCGTCGAATGGCTTGCTGATCGTCAACGCGGACGATCCGAATTCGATGGAGGTTTCCGCCAAGGCATTCTGCCGCGTCGAGACCTTCGGCCTGAACGGTAACGCGGAGTGGACAGCGGCGGACATAGCGACAGATACCGATGGTACTTCGTTCACCGTCGTGCGCGACAGCGAAGCGATCGGGCGGGTCAAAGTGCCGCTCTTCGGCAACTACAACGTGATGAATGCGCTCGCCGCCACAGCGGCGGCAATCCGCGCTGGTGTGAGCTTCGAGTCGGTCACGCGCGGTCTTTGCAGCTTTAAGCGCCCGAAGCGCCGCATGGAGCTCGTCGGCGAGTATGCGGGCGGCATCACGCTCATCGAGGATTTCGCGCACCATCCGACGGCCATCCGCCTCACGCTCGGCGCAATTGCAGAGCATTACCCCGGTCGGCGTATCATCGCCTGTTTCGAGCCGCGCTCCAACACCACCAGCCGCAACATTTTCCAGCACGAGCTGTCGGAATGCTTCGGCGATGCCGCGATCGTGGTGCTCGGCAAAGTAAACCGTCCGGAGCGCTACGCCCCCGAAGAAAGGCTTGATGCAGCGCTGCTGTGCCGAGAGCTGAAGGCAAATGGCAAACGCGTTTTTGCCGCAGGAAGCGAGAATTATCCGGAGGATATTGTCCGGTTCATCGAAGCTGAACAACAGCCGGGCGACGTGGTCGTGCTCCTGAGCAACGGCAGTTTCAGCGGCCTGAAGGAGATGCTGGCCGAAAGTTTTCAAAAAAATTCATAAAGATTTCACCGGCGAAGTTCTATATCTTTTTATCTTGTGATTTTTGTTCAGTCCCGGAGAACGAGTGACGCCGTCGAGGCAACAATCCGGAACCGGGCCGTGATCATTATCGTTTTTGTTAAACCCATATATAAAGACCTGTTATGGCGAAAGTAAAAGTTGGTATCAATGGTTTTGGCCGCATTGGCCGTCTGGTTTTCAGACAGGCCATGGAGAATCCTGAAATCGAGATCGTCGGAATCAACGATCTGACCGATGTGAAAACCCTTGCCCACCTGCTCAAATACGACAGCTCCCACAAGAAATTCAACGGTGAAGTCACGATCGAAGGCGACAATCTCATCGTCAACGGCAGAACCATCGCCATCTGTGCGCAGAAAGATCCCGCTCAGCTTCCCTGGGCCTCGCTCGGTGCTACCCTTGTGGTTGAATCGACCGGCATCTTCACCAGCCGCGAAGCCGCTTCGAAACACCTCGCCGCTGGCGCGAAGAAGGTTATCATCTCCGCTCCCGCAAAAGACAAGATCGACGCCACCATCGTCATAGGCGTCAACGACAAGAGCATCACCGGCAAGGAGGAGATTATCTCCAACGCGAGCTGCACCACCAACTGCCTCGCCCCGATGACCAAGGTACTCAACGACAACTTCGGCATCGTCAAAGGCTTCATGACCACCGTGCACGCCTACACCAACGACCAGAACATTCTCGACCTTCCGCACAAGGATCTGCGCCGTGCACGCGCTGCGGCCTGTTCGATCATCCCGACCTCGACCGGAGCGGCCAAAGCGATCGGCGAAGTGCTTCCCGAACTTGCCGGCAAGCTCGACGGCTTCGCCATGAGGGTCCCGATTCCAGACGGTTCGGTCACCGACCTGTCGGTCATCATCGAGAAATCGGCCACCAAAGAGGAAATCAACGCCGTCATGAAGGCTGCCGCAGAAGGCCCGATGAAAGGCATCCTCGAGTACAACGTCGATCCAATCGTCTCCTGCGACATCGTCGGCAACGCCCACTCTTGCATCTTCGACTCGCCGCTGACCATGAGCTCCGGCAACATGGTGAAAATCGTCGGCTGGTACGACAACGAACTCGGCTACGCCACCCGCGTGGTTGACCTGCTCGGCATCTACTCGAAGTTCGTGTAAGAACCGGTTTCACGGAAGTTTGTAATCAGAAGGGCTGCCTGAAAAGGCGGCCCTTCTGCGTTGTAAAGAGCATTTTTCTTATGGGACTTATGAGAGGAATGGTTGATCAGCTTGGCCCCTCCCGATTTTGCCGTGAAAAAGTAATGTCTTATTATTAAACTACATTTCGGAGTCAGGCTCAATTCTAAACGCCAACACCCATGACCAGCACCATCGACACGCCAAAAAAGGTCATTATCCTGTATGACAGCATGGCCGTCGGTGGTTCTGCGGACAGGCTGATTGATGCTATCGGCAGAAATCTTGCCCAGGCCGGAGCGTATGTGGAAAAAGCCCGCTGCAAGCCCAACGCGGACTACAGCTTCGTCGAAGAGTTCGATCTCGTAATTCTCGGCGCGCCGATTTACTATCTGCTCGTCGCCTCGAAACTGAGTGGTTCGCTCTCGCAGAGCAACCTGAGAACCGTCCTCAAAGGCAAAAAAGTGGCGCTCTTCGTCATCTGCGGCAGCCCGGAGCCGATGGCGCAGTTCCTCTACCTGCCGCAACTCAAAATGCATCTCGACAACCCGGTGATCCTTGCCGAAAAAGTGTTCGCTCCCGCAGAGACCAGCGATCAGAACGCGATCACAGAGTTCACGAAAAACATTCTGGATGCCTACGGCAAGGCACGCTGATTCAACAAAACGTACTCTATGACTCCTGACAACGAACGCCAGATGAGAGCCATTATCCTCTATGACAGCCGTTCCACTGGCGGTTCAACCGACAAACTGATCGATTCGATTGGCCAACAGCTCGCTGAGACCGGAGCCTATGTCGAGAAAGCCCG
The nucleotide sequence above comes from Chlorobaculum tepidum TLS. Encoded proteins:
- a CDS encoding MIP/aquaporin family protein gives rise to the protein MVSGNDNNHHAAQRARMLLTQIAPNFLDPKHEWQRIFAELWGTFLLVLVAAGGPVAATSSGNHAGDALLPVAPGLMVMAIIYFMGTVSGAHLNPAVTLAFAMRRNFPWVRVPGYILAQVAGGWLAALFLGFMFGNAAVAPGMTLPGHEVTPLKALVMEMVLTAALVNTILGTSSGARNIGTNGAIAVGGYIALAGMWAAPVSGASMNPVRSLAPALVCGDTTLAWVYVAGPIAGALIGVVFEWILKGPPTTAGTVAAQGTLDIDDREG
- a CDS encoding glutamate-5-semialdehyde dehydrogenase, yielding MTEHEAIVKQLQAVQNASRKIVPLNEETINGLLVELADRIPAAADAILEANRKDLERMDPADPRYDRLLLNEARLNSIATDLRNVAALPSPLHRVLEERTLPNGLELKKVSVPLGVIGIIYESRPNVTFDVFALCLKSGNATVLKGGSDAAYSNIAIVNLIQTVIRDRGLDPDMIYLLPAEREAAHILLNAVGYIDVIIPRGSQALIDFARKHSTVPVIETGAGIVHTYFDQSGDLAMGRDIVFNAKTRRPSVCNALDTLIVHESRIDDLPVLVVPLEEKNVQIFADEPAYYKLLGRYPDELLEMASPEHFGTEFLSLKMSIKTVGSLEEALNHIARHSSKHSEAIIASDQTTIDAFMKQVDAAAVYANTSTAFTDGAQFGLGAEIGISTQKLHARGPMALKELCSYKWLVTGQGQVRTA
- a CDS encoding ABC transporter ATP-binding protein, with product MLEARKLVKSYALPGQPPLKILDGIDLSVAPGEMVTVIGASGSGKTTLLNLLGTLDTPDEGELIFDGSPVFQGSRCLLSKKELAAFRNRKIGFVFQFHHLLSDFTALENVAMAEFIGTGKLKPAKERAAVLLEKLGLKARLDHLPSELSGGEQQRVAIARALMNKPKLVLADEPSGNLDSRNSRMLYELMASLSKERQTSFVIVTHNEEFAATADRCLHMQDGRLQACGG
- a CDS encoding MFS transporter yields the protein MTNSTPNAKIGPIELAASVMPRHAWTFLFASFFSIGMVTFVSIGQAYILNEHLGIPVSEQGTISGDLVFWTEIVTLLLFGPAGAIMDRIGRRPVYAVGFIILAIAYLYYPLVTNVFQLTIARMIYAVGVVAVTSGLATVLVDYPKERSRGKLIAVVGFLNGLGIVILNQFFGGLPKRLVANGMSGTEAGFWMHATIAGTAALTAIVLFFGLKGGTPVRHEERPPIRKLLTSGFRHARNPKILLSYAAAFVARGDQSIIGTFVPLWGMTTGLAMGLEPAEAVKKGTFIFIISQAAALLWAPVIGVFLDRWNRVTALTICMGLAAIGYLSLAMIGNPLETYSLIFFVLLGIGQISAFLGSQSLIGQEAPKEARGSVIGAFNISGAIGILFITTTGGRLFDGMSPKAPFIIVGAVNLLVMLGGMWLRTREVKERGKFAA
- a CDS encoding addiction module protein: MKLSVFERIQLVEDIWNSIAAEASDTIELLSQTQKDELHRRVAEHRADPSTAVPREQVKSRLFSGKS
- a CDS encoding DegT/DnrJ/EryC1/StrS family aminotransferase, giving the protein MQFIDLITQKNRIRENLMKRIERIIDSAQFVMGPEVLEAEKKLAEYVGTKHCVSCASGTDALLIPLMAKGIGPGDAVLTTPFTFVATAEVVSLVGATPVFVDVLPGTFNINPDGVAPAVEEARKKGLNPKALIPVDLFGLPAEYDRLEKVAAEQGLWILEDAAQGFGGTVGGRRAGSFGLVGATSFFPAKPLGCYGDGGAIFTNDDELLELLISVRVHGGGSDKYNNERIGLNGRFDAIQAAVINEKLTIFDDELDLRNKVAAAYSARLKDRVVVPEVPEGYTSCWAQYSVLANSTDDRTKLMAALKDAGIPSAIYYPIPLHLQKAYENLGYKPGDFPVSEDFSARVFALPMHPYLKEEEIEQICRVITRA
- the mpl gene encoding UDP-N-acetylmuramate:L-alanyl-gamma-D-glutamyl-meso-diaminopimelate ligase, producing MSSIYFIGIGGSAMASVAVALSHMGHAVTGSDTQLYPPMSTYLENHNIRYFNSFSAENLKSATPDLVVVGNAISRGNPDLEYALDQHMELISMPQLVRRELIGRHTSIVVAGTHGKTTTTSLVAWLLEAGGLLPGFLIGGIPENFGDGCRPSGLSEPGFFVTEGDEYDSAFFDKRSKFLHYRPDIAIINNVEFDHADIFDSLDDIKKSFRLLVNLVPSNGLLIVNADDPNSMEVSAKAFCRVETFGLNGNAEWTAADIATDTDGTSFTVVRDSEAIGRVKVPLFGNYNVMNALAATAAAIRAGVSFESVTRGLCSFKRPKRRMELVGEYAGGITLIEDFAHHPTAIRLTLGAIAEHYPGRRIIACFEPRSNTTSRNIFQHELSECFGDAAIVVLGKVNRPERYAPEERLDAALLCRELKANGKRVFAAGSENYPEDIVRFIEAEQQPGDVVVLLSNGSFSGLKEMLAESFQKNS
- the gap gene encoding type I glyceraldehyde-3-phosphate dehydrogenase; this encodes MAKVKVGINGFGRIGRLVFRQAMENPEIEIVGINDLTDVKTLAHLLKYDSSHKKFNGEVTIEGDNLIVNGRTIAICAQKDPAQLPWASLGATLVVESTGIFTSREAASKHLAAGAKKVIISAPAKDKIDATIVIGVNDKSITGKEEIISNASCTTNCLAPMTKVLNDNFGIVKGFMTTVHAYTNDQNILDLPHKDLRRARAAACSIIPTSTGAAKAIGEVLPELAGKLDGFAMRVPIPDGSVTDLSVIIEKSATKEEINAVMKAAAEGPMKGILEYNVDPIVSCDIVGNAHSCIFDSPLTMSSGNMVKIVGWYDNELGYATRVVDLLGIYSKFV
- a CDS encoding flavodoxin domain-containing protein, giving the protein MTSTIDTPKKVIILYDSMAVGGSADRLIDAIGRNLAQAGAYVEKARCKPNADYSFVEEFDLVILGAPIYYLLVASKLSGSLSQSNLRTVLKGKKVALFVICGSPEPMAQFLYLPQLKMHLDNPVILAEKVFAPAETSDQNAITEFTKNILDAYGKAR